GCGCCGCACCGCGCTGGCGATCATCGAGACGTTCGTCACCGGGCTCTCGATGGCGCCGCCCTCCGGCGAGGCGATCGACCTGGCGACCGGGCGACCCACGGTATCCTTTCCGCCCTCCACGTGGCGCGGCAATGCGGATGCCGGATCGCGCATCTTCGTTCGCGCGCTGTCGGAGGATCTGCGCAAGCTGACCGAAGCCTATCTGCGTGAGAAGGCGCACGGGCGCGATCATCCCGCATGGCTGCGCTGGGCCACGGACTTTGCCGACTGGCTGTTGCCGCAGCAGCGGGCGGACGGTTCCTTCCCGCGAGCGTGGGAGCAGTCCAGCCATGCGGTCGTGGAGCCGTCGTCCAGTGCCTCCTATGCACCGGTGCCGATGCTGGCGGTGCTCGCGCAGGCGCACGGCGATGCAGGTGCGCGCTTCCGCACCGCTGCATTGCGCGCCGCTGAATACGTCTGGCGCACGCAAGGGAGGGACGCGGTGTTCGCGGGCGCCGTGCTCGACTTCCCGGACGTGATCGACAAGGAAGCGGGGATGCTCTCGCTGGAAGCGTTTCTGGCTGCCTACGACCTGACCGGCGATCGCGCCTGGGTGGCGCGCGCCGCGGTGGCAGCCGATTTCACCGAAACGTGGATGTATGTGTGGGACGTGCCGATGGCCGTCGACGCGATCGACGCCGAGCTGCACTGGAAGCGCGACGTGCCGACGACCGGCGTCAACGTCGTCGTGATCGGCGGGCGCGGGCTGGTCGACCAATATCTCGATTGGTCCACCGCCAGCTACGCCCGGTTGTGGCAGCTGACCGGCGATCCGCATTACCGCGACGTCGCGCGGATCCTGTTGCGCAGTACCAAGGCGATGCTGGCACTGCCCGGTCGTCAGTACGATCTGGTCGCGCCGGGGTGGCAGCAGGAAAATTTCGACCTGTCGCTGCGGCGCGGTTACGGCGGCCACCGCGCATGGCTGCCATGGGTGTCGGTGCACCATTTGTGGAGCATCGCAGGGCTCGATACGCTCGACCCCAAAGCGCGCCGCGAGCTTACCGGGCCGCACGGCAATGACTGACCCGGTGCCGGCGGACGAAGCGCGGATCATCCGCACCGTCACCGTGCGGCTGCTGCCGTTGCTCATCATCTTGTACACGGTCGCCTATGTCGACCGGTCGGTGGTGGGCTTCGCCAAGCTCCAGCTCGCCGCCGACATCGTCCTCGGCGATACCGCTTACGGGTTCGGGGCCGGGTTGTTCTTTATCGGGTATTTCCTGTTCGAGCTGCCCAGTAACATCCTGCTCACCCGCGTCGGTGCGCGGCGCTGGTTTGCGCGGATCCTCGTTACCTGGGGGCTGGTGACCGTGTCTATGGCGACCATCCGCACGCCGCTGGCCTTCTATGTCCTGCGGTTCCTGCTCGGTGCGGCGGAGGCCGGCCTATATCCCGGCATCGTCTTCTATCTGACCCGCTGGTATCCGCAGCGTCACCTCGGGCGCATCCTCGGGCTGTTCCTGATGGCGCAGCCCTTCGCGCTGATCCTGACCGGGCCGCTGTCGGCCTGGCTGCTCGGACTTGATGGCACCTGGGGCCTTCGCGGCTGGCAGTGGCTCTTCGTGGTCAGCGGCGTGCCCGCGGTGCTGCTGGCAGTGCCGACGCTTTTGCTACTGCCCGACGATCCCGTGGCGGCGCGCTGGTTGACGCCCGCGGATCGTGACTGGCTGAAGAGCGCGGTCGCGCGCGCGGCACCTGCGGCGCACGCAGCGTCGGATGGTTGGCGCAGCGTGCTCCGGGATGGTCGGGTGCTGCGGCTCGCCTTCGCCTTCATGCCCTTTCCGCTCGCGGTGTACGGCTTCACCTTGTGGTTGCCGACGCTCCTTGCGGCCGGCGGTCGCGACCTGCCGACGGCAGGCTTTCTCTTCGCGGTCCCCTACGTATTTGCGGCGGCAGCGCTCTGGATCGTGCCGCGCCTGTCGGATCGATCGGGCAAACGGCATCGCTACATCATCGTGAACGCGATCCTGGCCGCTGCGGGGCTGATCTTGTCGGCGGCACTTCCCGGTACGGCGTTGCCTTTTGCCGGCCTGTGTGTGGCGGTGTTCGGCCTGTATGCGAGCCAGAGCATCTTCTGGACCTTGCCGTCGGCAATGCTCAGCGGCGCGGCGGCGGCGGCGGGGATCGCGATCATCAATTCGGTGGGCAATCTCGGTGGTTATCTCGGGCCGTTCGTCATGGGGTTCATCAAGGACCAGACGGGACGGACAACCGACGGTCTGTATGTGCTCGCCGCATCGCTTGCCCTGACGGTCGCCATCATGGCCTACGAGTTTCGCCTGGCACAGCGCTCCCGCTAAAGGTCATGTGTCCTGTCGGCGGGTCGAACGTTCGCCAGACCTGCCGGGAACGACGCTCCGCCGCGCTGGCGGAGTGGCAGTCGCCCGTCGGGTGGACGTCGCCGTCAGAGACCGACGTGGGTCGGGTAGAGAATGGATCGCTTTAGACCGACAGCACCGACGAGAGCTTGCGGCATACGGTACCATTCGACAAAGCCGTCCCGCTCGCTGCGCCGTACCCGTCTCAGCTTATGGCAGTGGATCGCTGACGATAGTGTTTGGCACGGTACAACGCCGGTGCGGAACGGCTATGTTCACCAATCATCCGCTCTGCATTCAGGGCCAAGGTAAGTTTCGCGCGAAAACCGCGCGAAACAGGCTGCACCTGCCCGTTGGTAGTCAGAGGCGGGGCTTCAAAGCAACCCGGGTGGACGACTTGCCCTCTCGTTTGGAGCCCTGATGCATTAACTGATAACCCTCTTCTTCCGGTAGGTGCCGTGGCCGATCACGAACGTAATCTCGCCGATGGTGCAGCCGCTTCGTCCACCATACGCCATCGCCGCAGGGGGCATTTGCGGCCTCCACGCCCCCGCCGATCTGTCGGCAGCCGCTACTTCAGCACGAACTTGCGATAAGCCTTGCTGACGGCGGGGTACTGGTTGGCGCTCAGCTTGCCGCGGTAGGCGGCGTTCGAGTTCCAATATGATGCGTATACGATGTTGTGCCGATCGAACCACTGTGCGGCCGCCTGGACATAAGCCGCATCGCTGTCGCGGCTGACCCCCCATTCGGCATAAGCGGTCGCTTTCTTGTGCCGCTTGGCGAACGCCTGATGCCAGGCAAGCCCATATTTCTCGTCGCGCTTCCATGCAAAAGCCTTCGCCCCGTCGGCGGAATCCCATTGATGATTGTAGTAGAAATCCATTCCGATGATGTTGACCACGTCATCACCTGGATAAGCATTCTCCGGATTCATCCCAAGATCACCGATGTTGGGGGTCCACTCAAACACGAAGCGCGACGAAACAGATCGGAAGCTTGCAACAAACTGCCGATAGGCACCACGATATGCGGCTTCCTTTCCGCGCGCAGCCCACGGCTGCCAGTCGCCGTTGAACTCCCAGCCCGTCCTGATGTAGATCTTCTGCGTGTTTGGAAATGAGTACGCCAGGTCGCGGGCGGCTTCCACATAGTAAGCGTTGTATTTGCCGCGGCTGGCTTCCTCCAGCGAAGTGCCTTGCGGAATAAGCGGGATCGTCCAGAAAATCGTCCGATTTACGCCGGACCACAATCCGATCAGCCATTCCAGCGATGTCGACCAATCCGTCCAATTGGCACGGCCGCTGTGAAGTTGAACGCCGTCACCTCGCTTGCCCGACCAAAGTTCGTACGCTGTATAGTCGATCGGATAGTTTCCGACGTACACCGATCGTTGATAAGCCGGAGCAATGGTGGCCGCGTCGGCGACCGGTATTACAGGCGATGAGGCCTGTTCTTCCGATAAGTTGTCGGGGGCAAATGGTCCCGAGGAAGGCGTTGACGCCGGAGCACTGACAACAACGATCTCATCGGTCGCAGCGTTAAAGTTGTCGTTCGAAGTAGAGATGGCAGCCGACGCTATTCCCGCGGCCGCAATGGTTGCGACCGCAAAGGTCTTTCTTAACATGAAAACCCCACCCGATTTCTTTAAGTCATCGCTGCATGTCAGGTTCTGCTGGCGATGCAATCGGGCGAATGAGGGTGCCGCTGAATTCTGCGACAGGCTGCCGTCGCAGCCAGTCGAGTCGCAAGAAGTGCCTCATTTTTGGATGAGTATCGCTATTAGACAAGTGGCGTGGGGCAGTGTTGCTGGCTGATGCACTTTGTCCGACTTGTTGCGGTCGTTGATCCACTCGGCGCGTGCGCTTACGCCCGTGAAGAAAACGGGTTCTCCTCGCCTGGCCTGATTGCCGCTCGGTCTGGCGTTTCATGCGCTGGCGATCGCGTGCGTATGGTGGCGCGCCTCGCGGTGATTGAGCGGCCGAGCTGTGCACGCGCGGAGTCGCGCGAAACCGATCCCCGAGGGCGCACCCATGTCGAACCACCTCAAGCTGATGCGCGCCGCGGGGCTGGTTGAGACGACGCGGGCGGTGCTCGACATGATCAACACACTGCGACGGCCGAACTAGATCGGCGCTTTCCGGTCTGCTCGACGTGGTGCTGGCCATTCAGTCTGCCTGACGCATTTCGTGGCATGCCTCGCCATGCATAACCTCGGCAGCGAGACTCCGACCGGTTGGACTTTGGAGCCGCTAGGCGAGCCGGCTTGATATCTCGAGCGGCGGCGACCCCCACGTTGGTACGATCGTCTCGCGGTTCGAAGCACTAATACGAGAGCGTCCGCTTCCCC
The genomic region above belongs to Sphingomonas phyllosphaerae 5.2 and contains:
- a CDS encoding MFS transporter, translated to MTDPVPADEARIIRTVTVRLLPLLIILYTVAYVDRSVVGFAKLQLAADIVLGDTAYGFGAGLFFIGYFLFELPSNILLTRVGARRWFARILVTWGLVTVSMATIRTPLAFYVLRFLLGAAEAGLYPGIVFYLTRWYPQRHLGRILGLFLMAQPFALILTGPLSAWLLGLDGTWGLRGWQWLFVVSGVPAVLLAVPTLLLLPDDPVAARWLTPADRDWLKSAVARAAPAAHAASDGWRSVLRDGRVLRLAFAFMPFPLAVYGFTLWLPTLLAAGGRDLPTAGFLFAVPYVFAAAALWIVPRLSDRSGKRHRYIIVNAILAAAGLILSAALPGTALPFAGLCVAVFGLYASQSIFWTLPSAMLSGAAAAAGIAIINSVGNLGGYLGPFVMGFIKDQTGRTTDGLYVLAASLALTVAIMAYEFRLAQRSR
- a CDS encoding glycosyl hydrolase gives rise to the protein MLRKTFAVATIAAAGIASAAISTSNDNFNAATDEIVVVSAPASTPSSGPFAPDNLSEEQASSPVIPVADAATIAPAYQRSVYVGNYPIDYTAYELWSGKRGDGVQLHSGRANWTDWSTSLEWLIGLWSGVNRTIFWTIPLIPQGTSLEEASRGKYNAYYVEAARDLAYSFPNTQKIYIRTGWEFNGDWQPWAARGKEAAYRGAYRQFVASFRSVSSRFVFEWTPNIGDLGMNPENAYPGDDVVNIIGMDFYYNHQWDSADGAKAFAWKRDEKYGLAWHQAFAKRHKKATAYAEWGVSRDSDAAYVQAAAQWFDRHNIVYASYWNSNAAYRGKLSANQYPAVSKAYRKFVLK